One region of Chlorogloeopsis sp. ULAP01 genomic DNA includes:
- the metH gene encoding methionine synthase — MTHPFLERLHSPDRPVLVFDGAMGTNLQRQNLTADDFGGAEYEGCNEYLVHTKPEAVAKVHSDFLAAGADVIETDTFGGTSIVLAEYDLADQAYYLSKTAAELAKRVAAQYSTPEKPRFVAGSMGPTTKLPTLGHIDFDTIKDAFAEQAEALWDGGVDLFIVETCQDVLQIKAALNGIEEVFAKKGQRRPLMVSVTMETMGTMLVGTEISAVLTILEPYPIDILGLNCATGPDLMKPHIKYLSQHSPFVVSCIPNAGLPENVGGQAHYRLTPMELRMALMHFVEDLGVQVIGGCCGTRPEHIQQLAEIARELKPKIRQPQIEAAAASIYSIQPYEQDNSFLIIGERLNASGSKKCRELLNAEDWDGLVSMARSQVKEGAHILDVNVDYVGRDGVRDMHEVVSRLVNNVTLPLMLDSTEWEKMEAGLKVAGGKCILNSTNYEDGEPRFLKVLELAKKYGAGVVVGTIDEDGMARTAEKKFQIAQRAYRQALESGISAREIFFDPLALPISTGIEEDRANGKATIEAIRRIHQELPGCHIILGVSNVSFGLNPAARIVLNSMFLHEAIAAGMDAAIVSASKILPLSKIEPQHQEVCRQLIYDERKFEGDVCVYDPLGELTTMFEGVTTKRDKGVDENLPIEEMLKRHIIDGERIGLEKHLEKALEKYKPLDIINTFLLDGMKVVGELFGSGQMQLPFVLQSAETMKAAVAYLEPFMEKSEAGNNAKGTVIIATVKGDVHDIGKNLVDIILSNNGYKVINLGIKQPVENIIDAYEKHKADCIAMSGLLVKSTAFMKENLEVFNEKGITVPVILGGAALTPKFVHEDCQNTYKGKVVYGKDAFSDLHFMDKLMPAKYSGKWDDFKGFLDEFAEDGISENGHKKPVAEAETVEEKAPTETKEADTRRSEAVAVDIERPTPPFWGTKLLQPSDISLEEVFWYLDLQALVAGQWQFRKPKEQSKEEYQAFLNEKVYPILEEWKQRIIEEKLLHPQVIYGYFPCQAEGNSLYIYETNHKDAKNVKEVAKFEFPRQKSLRRLCIADFFTPKESGIIDVFPMQAVTVGHIATEYAQKLFADNRYTDYLYFHGLAVQVAEALAEWTHARIRRELGFGAEEPDNIRDILAQRYRGSRYSFGYPACPNIQDQYKQLELLGTGRINLYMDESEQLYPEQSTTAIIAYHPVAKYFSA, encoded by the coding sequence ATGACTCATCCCTTTTTAGAACGCCTGCATAGTCCCGATCGCCCAGTTCTTGTCTTCGATGGCGCGATGGGAACCAACCTGCAAAGGCAAAATCTTACTGCTGACGATTTCGGTGGCGCTGAATATGAAGGTTGCAACGAGTACTTAGTTCATACTAAACCCGAAGCTGTAGCAAAGGTTCACAGTGATTTTCTCGCTGCGGGTGCCGATGTCATTGAAACTGATACTTTTGGCGGTACATCGATAGTTCTAGCAGAATACGACTTAGCAGATCAAGCCTACTACCTCAGTAAAACAGCCGCAGAACTAGCAAAACGCGTTGCAGCGCAATACTCCACTCCTGAGAAACCTCGGTTTGTTGCTGGTTCGATGGGGCCAACAACCAAACTGCCAACCTTGGGACACATAGATTTTGATACAATCAAAGATGCGTTTGCCGAGCAAGCAGAGGCACTTTGGGATGGCGGTGTTGATTTATTCATTGTCGAGACTTGCCAGGATGTACTGCAAATTAAAGCAGCACTAAATGGCATTGAAGAAGTCTTTGCTAAAAAAGGTCAGCGTCGTCCCTTGATGGTTTCTGTAACAATGGAAACAATGGGAACGATGTTAGTTGGTACGGAAATTAGCGCCGTACTAACAATTTTAGAACCTTATCCAATAGACATTCTCGGTCTAAACTGTGCCACTGGCCCAGACTTAATGAAACCACACATTAAGTATCTTTCTCAACATTCTCCCTTCGTGGTTTCCTGTATTCCGAATGCGGGTTTGCCTGAAAATGTCGGCGGACAAGCACACTACCGCCTGACACCAATGGAATTGCGAATGGCGTTAATGCACTTTGTTGAAGATTTGGGTGTCCAAGTGATAGGGGGTTGCTGTGGGACACGTCCAGAACATATTCAACAATTAGCAGAAATTGCTAGAGAGCTAAAGCCAAAAATCAGACAGCCGCAAATAGAAGCAGCCGCAGCGTCAATTTACAGCATTCAGCCTTACGAGCAAGATAACTCCTTTTTAATTATTGGCGAACGATTAAACGCCAGTGGTTCTAAAAAATGCCGGGAGTTGCTCAACGCCGAAGACTGGGATGGACTGGTTTCGATGGCGCGATCGCAAGTCAAAGAAGGCGCGCACATTCTCGATGTCAACGTGGATTATGTGGGGCGTGACGGCGTGCGGGATATGCACGAAGTAGTCTCGCGTCTAGTTAATAATGTCACACTACCTTTGATGCTCGACTCTACAGAATGGGAAAAGATGGAGGCGGGTTTAAAAGTCGCTGGAGGTAAGTGTATTCTGAACTCCACCAACTACGAAGATGGAGAACCACGTTTCCTCAAAGTGTTGGAGTTAGCGAAGAAGTACGGTGCGGGTGTAGTCGTTGGCACCATTGACGAAGACGGAATGGCACGGACAGCCGAAAAGAAATTTCAAATTGCCCAACGCGCCTATCGCCAGGCTCTAGAATCTGGCATTTCAGCCCGTGAAATCTTTTTCGATCCATTGGCACTACCTATTTCTACGGGTATTGAAGAAGACCGCGCTAATGGCAAAGCTACGATTGAAGCAATCCGCCGCATTCACCAAGAATTGCCCGGATGCCATATTATTCTTGGTGTTTCCAACGTTTCCTTCGGCTTGAACCCAGCAGCGCGAATCGTATTGAATTCGATGTTTTTGCATGAAGCGATCGCGGCGGGAATGGATGCAGCTATTGTCAGTGCCAGCAAAATTTTACCGCTATCGAAAATAGAACCCCAACACCAAGAAGTTTGTCGTCAGCTAATTTACGATGAACGGAAATTTGAGGGTGATGTCTGCGTTTACGATCCCTTAGGGGAACTGACAACAATGTTTGAAGGGGTGACAACCAAGCGCGACAAAGGCGTTGATGAAAATCTCCCCATTGAAGAAATGCTCAAACGTCACATCATCGACGGCGAGCGCATTGGTTTAGAAAAACACCTGGAAAAAGCCCTAGAAAAATACAAACCGCTAGACATTATCAACACCTTTCTGCTGGATGGAATGAAAGTAGTGGGTGAATTGTTCGGTTCAGGGCAAATGCAGCTACCATTTGTGTTACAGTCAGCAGAAACTATGAAAGCGGCGGTTGCTTACTTGGAACCGTTCATGGAAAAATCTGAAGCTGGTAATAACGCTAAGGGTACAGTAATAATTGCCACAGTCAAAGGTGATGTTCACGATATTGGCAAAAACCTTGTGGATATTATCTTGTCCAACAACGGCTATAAGGTAATAAATCTGGGGATTAAGCAGCCAGTGGAAAACATCATTGATGCATACGAAAAGCATAAAGCTGATTGTATCGCGATGAGTGGCTTGCTCGTGAAGTCCACCGCCTTCATGAAAGAGAATTTGGAGGTGTTTAACGAAAAGGGAATCACCGTTCCCGTAATTTTGGGCGGTGCGGCGCTAACTCCCAAATTTGTCCACGAGGATTGTCAAAATACCTACAAAGGTAAGGTAGTATACGGCAAAGATGCTTTCTCAGATTTACACTTCATGGATAAATTAATGCCAGCGAAGTATTCTGGTAAGTGGGATGATTTCAAGGGCTTTTTGGATGAATTTGCCGAGGATGGAATTTCCGAAAATGGACATAAAAAGCCTGTGGCAGAAGCAGAAACTGTTGAGGAAAAAGCACCTACCGAAACCAAGGAAGCAGATACTCGCCGTTCGGAAGCAGTAGCGGTAGATATAGAACGTCCCACACCGCCTTTCTGGGGAACAAAACTGTTACAGCCTAGTGATATTTCTTTAGAGGAAGTATTTTGGTATTTGGATTTGCAAGCTCTGGTTGCGGGGCAGTGGCAATTCCGCAAGCCGAAGGAGCAATCTAAGGAAGAGTATCAGGCTTTCTTGAATGAGAAAGTTTATCCAATTTTGGAGGAGTGGAAGCAGCGAATTATTGAGGAGAAGTTGCTGCATCCACAGGTGATTTACGGGTATTTCCCTTGTCAGGCTGAGGGGAATTCGCTGTATATTTATGAAACGAACCACAAAGACGCAAAGAACGTGAAGGAAGTAGCAAAGTTTGAGTTTCCCAGACAGAAGTCTTTGAGAAGACTATGTATTGCAGATTTCTTTACACCGAAGGAGTCGGGAATTATTGATGTCTTCCCGATGCAAGCTGTGACGGTGGGACATATTGCCACGGAGTACGCGCAGAAGCTGTTTGCAGATAATAGATACACAGATTATCTGTATTTCCACGGTTTAGCCGTGCAGGTGGCGGAAGCGTTGGCTGAGTGGACACACGCTAGAATTCGGCGAGAATTGGGTTTTGGTGCTGAGGAACCCGATAATATTCGGGATATTTTGGCACAGCGATATCGTGGCTCAAGGTATAGTTTTGGATATCCGGCTTGTCCGAATATTCAGGATCAGTACAAGCAGTTGGAGTTGTTGGGAACTGGCAGGATTAATTTGTATATGGATGAAAGTGAGCAGCTTTATCCGGAACAGTCTACAACTGCGATTATTGCTTATCACCCTGTAGCGAAGTACTTTAGCGCGTAA
- a CDS encoding DUF433 domain-containing protein — MESVISEHIEITLGVCGGKPRIAGHRIRVQDIVIWHERLGLSPDEIVSQYPSITLADVYAALAYYHDHLEEIRQQILEDEEFAKQLQAQTPSLLLQKLDNRDV, encoded by the coding sequence ATGGAGTCAGTTATTTCTGAACACATCGAAATCACGCTTGGTGTATGTGGTGGTAAACCGCGTATTGCTGGACATCGGATTCGAGTGCAGGATATTGTCATCTGGCACGAACGATTAGGACTTTCACCAGATGAGATAGTATCGCAGTATCCCAGTATCACCTTGGCTGATGTGTATGCGGCGTTGGCATATTATCACGATCATCTTGAGGAAATAAGGCAACAAATTCTAGAAGATGAAGAGTTTGCTAAACAGTTGCAGGCGCAAACTCCTTCGCTTTTGTTGCAAAAACTAGACAATCGAGATGTCTAG
- a CDS encoding glycosyltransferase — MSRIVVTTLGTLGDLHPMIAIALELRQRGHDVGFVTHEVYQSKLQALGFEFHAMRPDFTAMKDPQEMARMMDLKTGQEYMVRQWANPNLREMYTDILDVAKSADFIFSGEGVMATPLVAEKLGMRWASSAMVPLSFFSIYDPPVLAPFPALAKLYKLGPLVSRGVLNFAKIVSNSWADPIRQLRRELGLSPIDYNPFLENRFSPYLVVALFSSVFGQPQPDWADNTIVAGFTFYDGTQEGAELAPELKQFLEVGDPPIVFTLGSAAVMNAGNFYQESLQAVKQLNRRAVFLIGNHLRLENLPANVLAVNYAPYSQIFPDACAIVHQGGVGTTAQALRAGRPTLIMPYGHDQPDNAARVQRLGTSRTISREQYSASRVVKELSELLENPSYAAKAAEIGRIVQAENGVGVACDAIENQLKKL; from the coding sequence GTGAGTCGAATTGTTGTCACAACCCTGGGAACGCTTGGCGATCTCCATCCCATGATCGCGATTGCGCTAGAGCTACGGCAGCGAGGACATGATGTTGGGTTTGTCACGCATGAAGTGTATCAATCGAAGCTGCAAGCTTTAGGCTTTGAGTTTCACGCCATGCGCCCGGATTTCACAGCGATGAAAGACCCGCAGGAAATGGCGCGGATGATGGATTTAAAGACCGGACAAGAATACATGGTGCGTCAGTGGGCGAACCCGAATTTACGCGAAATGTATACGGATATACTCGATGTTGCCAAAAGTGCAGACTTCATCTTTTCGGGTGAAGGCGTGATGGCAACGCCGCTTGTGGCAGAAAAACTCGGAATGCGATGGGCTTCTAGCGCAATGGTTCCCCTCTCATTTTTCTCAATCTATGATCCTCCGGTTTTAGCGCCGTTCCCGGCTTTAGCAAAGCTATACAAACTGGGACCATTAGTGAGTCGAGGCGTGCTTAATTTTGCCAAAATTGTCAGTAACTCTTGGGCAGATCCGATTCGACAACTGCGCCGAGAACTTGGCTTATCCCCGATTGACTATAATCCCTTTCTTGAGAATCGATTTTCGCCTTACCTAGTCGTTGCTTTATTTTCTTCGGTGTTCGGGCAACCTCAACCCGACTGGGCAGACAACACCATCGTTGCAGGCTTCACCTTCTACGATGGAACGCAGGAAGGCGCAGAACTGGCCCCAGAACTGAAGCAGTTTTTAGAAGTGGGCGACCCTCCGATTGTCTTCACGCTTGGCTCTGCTGCGGTGATGAATGCGGGAAATTTCTACCAAGAAAGTCTTCAAGCCGTCAAACAACTCAATCGTCGCGCTGTTTTTCTCATTGGCAACCACTTGCGACTGGAGAACCTTCCAGCCAATGTTTTAGCAGTCAACTATGCGCCATATTCTCAAATTTTTCCTGATGCTTGTGCGATCGTGCACCAGGGCGGCGTTGGTACGACAGCACAGGCATTACGGGCAGGTCGTCCAACTTTAATCATGCCGTACGGTCATGATCAGCCTGACAATGCAGCAAGAGTTCAACGATTAGGAACATCTCGTACCATTTCCCGCGAACAATACTCCGCTTCACGAGTTGTAAAGGAATTGAGCGAATTGCTTGAGAATCCGAGTTATGCAGCCAAAGCAGCGGAAATTGGGCGAATTGTGCAGGCAGAAAATGGGGTGGGTGTAGCCTGTGATGCCATCGAAAACCAACTAAAAAAGTTGTAG
- a CDS encoding SDR family oxidoreductase produces MELEKKQILVVGASRGIGAAVAQHFAQKGEYVLSVSRSQPVAGEWIQADISTAEGIRSVIDSVGESRLDALLFMGGVWEEGAFTERYNFMQSPDRETRYVIAVNTIAPIELTKQLTKNLVRSNNPRAIFIGSLSGLDNAASIEVANTASKFGLRGAAQALKIALRDYKIGVTVINPGNVATEEVMADIEEGRFEQQVPIPLTDIISAIEWILKLSNAVNIGEINMQQKD; encoded by the coding sequence ATGGAATTAGAGAAAAAGCAAATTCTTGTTGTAGGAGCCAGTCGAGGCATTGGTGCAGCTGTTGCTCAACATTTTGCTCAAAAAGGTGAGTATGTGCTTTCTGTTTCAAGGAGCCAGCCTGTTGCAGGAGAGTGGATTCAAGCAGATATTTCCACAGCAGAAGGGATACGATCAGTTATTGATAGTGTTGGTGAATCTCGCTTGGATGCACTGTTATTTATGGGTGGAGTGTGGGAAGAAGGTGCGTTTACGGAGCGATACAACTTCATGCAAAGTCCTGATCGAGAAACTCGTTATGTGATAGCTGTAAATACGATTGCTCCTATTGAACTAACTAAACAACTCACCAAAAATCTTGTTAGATCGAATAATCCAAGAGCTATATTTATCGGCTCATTATCTGGTCTAGATAATGCTGCATCGATCGAGGTAGCTAATACAGCATCAAAATTCGGATTGCGAGGCGCAGCACAAGCTTTAAAGATAGCTCTACGTGATTACAAGATTGGTGTTACAGTTATTAACCCTGGAAATGTCGCTACAGAAGAAGTAATGGCAGATATTGAAGAAGGTAGATTTGAGCAGCAAGTTCCGATCCCTCTTACAGATATCATTTCTGCAATTGAGTGGATTCTAAAGCTTTCAAATGCGGTGAACATCGGAGAAATTAATATGCAACAGAAGGATTAA
- a CDS encoding DUF937 domain-containing protein gives MGLFFDVLSAINNPNQQGSVSQLESIINSIQQLATNRGIQPSQIQSAMTVLGNILRPTLQKQQSALGSTQLQNLINQAVSANTSASGQQSLLSPQLQQQIVQAVSQKTGLSPNMIQAALPSLISAVLGFLNMGATKPGIQGSNPILNTFLDSDRDGDTDLGDVLRFANRFINPPAVS, from the coding sequence ATGGGACTTTTCTTTGATGTTCTCAGTGCAATTAACAATCCCAATCAACAGGGAAGCGTTAGTCAACTAGAGTCAATCATAAACTCAATTCAGCAATTGGCAACAAATCGAGGTATCCAGCCATCTCAAATCCAAAGTGCGATGACAGTTTTGGGCAATATACTTCGCCCTACACTACAAAAACAGCAATCCGCTTTGGGTAGCACTCAATTACAAAATCTCATTAACCAAGCTGTCAGTGCTAATACAAGCGCATCTGGGCAACAATCTCTGCTCTCGCCTCAGTTACAGCAGCAAATAGTTCAAGCAGTTTCTCAAAAAACAGGATTAAGTCCCAATATGATTCAAGCTGCTCTGCCAAGTCTAATTTCGGCAGTATTAGGTTTTTTGAACATGGGTGCTACTAAACCTGGCATTCAAGGCTCAAATCCGATTTTGAATACTTTTCTAGATAGCGATCGCGATGGTGACACAGATTTAGGCGATGTTCTGAGATTTGCCAATCGTTTTATTAATCCACCAGCCGTTTCCTAA
- a CDS encoding DUF4912 domain-containing protein produces the protein MLRQQISLASVSTILALSTVSSSSAVSSIIRPVLAQSSGISTSFPVPQSVPNGTQVQINGTPSMEKINQALAQQFQAKFPGTEVNIGYDGTDASVQALRDGKIDLAAIGRSLTQTEQARGLATVPITRNKIAVIIGKDNPFNSSLTSEQFARIFRGEITNWSQVGGSPQAIRLIDRPENSDLRQALQNYPVFQKAPFQTGANAVKLTQDTTEAVIKQLGVDGIGYAIVDQAINNPNVQVVPLHNVPPTDPRYPFSQPLGYAYQKVDPSPAATAFLGYATAPENQQIIEQARTGNLIAAPETTASPTTEVTPSPTPEATVSPANTPVTTATTESQGEFPWWWLLLIPLLGLGGLLWWLSRRTTAAATHTPVAAPVPAAPVSLPESRIILTPRNCTNAYAYWEIPNQVKADLQQQGKHQLKLRLYDVTDIDMDRQTPHSTKEFDCELQAQDLHIPIATDNRDYVAELGYVTHSNRWLKIARSAPVRVPACKPVVGIPTVAAANSLVSDRPVTTDESRLIMVPRNSTDAYAYWEVPEARKAELRQQGGQQLALRVYDTTGIDLEQQPAHRVREIECDEQASDLHIPIAESDRDYVAELGYVTADARWLKLARSAPVKVPYNFSQDSTARFSNDGAISERVENISKATTNIAGDIANQVGGTIAGGTAAVAGITGAARSFVDREQSNRGDDVWQQASVNLRTDDAQSAMKSDCRIILVPRNSRDAYAYWEISDEYKEAARQQGGRRLMLRVHDVTNLDIDNQQPHSTQEYECDERDQDKHISIPVGDRDYIAEVGYYTDDNRWLRIIRSFHVHVPSEQ, from the coding sequence ATGCTTCGTCAACAAATATCGCTGGCATCAGTATCAACCATATTAGCTTTGAGTACTGTTTCTTCTTCCTCAGCAGTCTCTTCTATTATTCGTCCTGTACTTGCCCAATCATCGGGTATTAGTACTTCTTTTCCTGTTCCACAATCTGTTCCTAATGGTACACAAGTGCAGATCAATGGCACACCCAGTATGGAAAAGATTAATCAGGCACTTGCACAACAATTTCAAGCTAAGTTTCCAGGTACAGAGGTCAATATTGGTTACGATGGAACAGATGCTTCTGTACAAGCGTTAAGAGATGGAAAGATTGATTTGGCTGCGATTGGTCGTTCGCTAACCCAAACAGAACAAGCGCGAGGACTTGCAACTGTTCCTATTACCCGTAATAAAATTGCTGTAATTATTGGAAAAGACAATCCGTTTAATAGTAGCCTAACTTCTGAACAGTTCGCCAGAATCTTTCGGGGTGAAATTACCAATTGGTCGCAAGTTGGGGGATCTCCCCAAGCAATCCGCTTGATTGATCGCCCAGAAAATAGTGACTTACGGCAAGCACTTCAAAATTATCCCGTTTTTCAGAAAGCTCCATTTCAAACGGGTGCAAATGCCGTCAAACTTACACAAGATACTACCGAAGCGGTTATCAAACAATTAGGAGTAGATGGCATTGGATATGCGATCGTCGATCAGGCTATAAACAACCCCAATGTCCAAGTTGTGCCGCTACACAATGTTCCTCCCACCGATCCCCGCTATCCATTCTCTCAACCTTTGGGATATGCTTACCAAAAAGTCGATCCTAGTCCTGCCGCTACTGCATTTTTAGGCTATGCAACTGCCCCTGAAAATCAGCAAATCATTGAACAAGCTAGAACTGGAAATTTAATCGCCGCTCCCGAAACAACTGCTTCACCTACAACTGAGGTAACTCCTTCACCTACTCCTGAAGCAACTGTTTCACCTGCAAATACCCCCGTCACCACAGCGACAACAGAATCTCAAGGTGAGTTTCCCTGGTGGTGGTTATTGCTAATTCCATTATTGGGTTTAGGTGGATTGTTGTGGTGGCTAAGTCGGCGCACCACTGCTGCTGCCACCCATACACCAGTGGCAGCACCTGTTCCTGCTGCTCCAGTCAGTCTTCCTGAGAGCCGGATAATTTTGACGCCCCGAAATTGCACAAATGCGTATGCTTACTGGGAAATTCCCAATCAGGTGAAAGCAGATTTGCAACAGCAAGGTAAACATCAATTGAAACTGCGTCTATACGATGTCACTGATATTGATATGGATCGGCAAACACCACATAGCACAAAGGAGTTTGATTGCGAGCTACAGGCGCAAGATTTGCACATACCGATTGCAACAGACAACCGTGATTATGTTGCTGAATTGGGTTATGTCACCCACAGCAATCGCTGGCTGAAAATTGCTCGTTCGGCTCCAGTGCGAGTTCCTGCCTGTAAACCTGTTGTTGGCATCCCTACTGTGGCAGCAGCTAATTCTTTAGTGAGCGATCGCCCGGTAACAACAGATGAAAGTCGTTTGATCATGGTGCCTCGCAACTCCACAGATGCTTATGCCTACTGGGAAGTTCCAGAAGCTCGCAAGGCGGAACTGCGGCAACAAGGTGGACAACAACTGGCGCTTCGTGTCTATGACACTACAGGCATAGATCTAGAACAACAGCCTGCTCATAGAGTTCGGGAAATAGAATGTGATGAACAAGCATCAGACTTGCATATCCCTATTGCTGAGAGCGATCGCGACTATGTTGCAGAATTAGGCTATGTCACCGCCGATGCACGTTGGCTAAAACTTGCTCGTTCAGCTCCTGTAAAAGTTCCATATAATTTCTCACAAGACAGTACAGCCAGATTTTCCAACGATGGAGCTATCTCTGAACGGGTTGAGAATATATCCAAAGCAACGACTAACATAGCTGGAGATATAGCGAATCAAGTCGGTGGAACAATTGCAGGAGGTACTGCCGCAGTCGCAGGCATCACAGGAGCCGCTCGATCATTTGTGGATAGAGAACAATCTAATCGTGGTGACGATGTTTGGCAACAAGCATCAGTTAATCTACGCACAGATGATGCTCAATCAGCAATGAAGAGCGACTGCCGAATTATCTTAGTTCCTCGTAACTCTAGAGATGCCTATGCCTATTGGGAAATCTCGGATGAGTATAAAGAAGCTGCGCGACAGCAGGGTGGACGCAGGTTGATGTTGCGAGTTCACGATGTGACAAATCTTGATATTGACAATCAGCAACCCCACAGCACTCAAGAGTATGAATGCGATGAGCGCGATCAAGACAAGCATATTTCTATTCCTGTTGGCGATCGCGACTACATTGCAGAAGTAGGTTACTACACTGATGACAATCGCTGGTTAAGGATTATTCGCTCCTTCCACGTTCATGTGCCATCAGAACAATAG
- a CDS encoding DUF5615 family PIN-like protein: MSRTIRFHLDENVSNVIADGLRRRGTDVTTTPEQGLISVSDEQQLAFTLAESRVIFTQDADFLRFHQAGVNHAGIVYCSQGSRSIGEIIRSLILIWEWLDVEEMCGRVEFI; the protein is encoded by the coding sequence ATGTCTAGGACGATTAGATTTCACCTAGATGAAAATGTTAGTAACGTCATTGCAGACGGATTACGCCGTCGTGGTACTGATGTTACAACTACCCCAGAACAAGGATTAATATCTGTCTCAGATGAACAACAACTAGCGTTTACACTGGCTGAGAGTAGAGTAATTTTCACTCAAGATGCAGATTTTCTCCGCTTCCATCAAGCAGGTGTTAATCATGCTGGCATTGTCTACTGTAGTCAGGGTAGTCGCTCAATTGGTGAGATCATACGCAGCTTGATTTTAATTTGGGAGTGGTTAGATGTGGAAGAAATGTGTGGACGTGTTGAATTTATTTAA
- a CDS encoding Uma2 family endonuclease, translating into MTIAINQPIQQQPLNFEEFLARYGSDNRYELIDGEVFDLEPTGLHEEVAAFITTEICVQIDTTDLPWFVLQRGLLRPSNTGMTAFRPDVAVIDQDELIQEPLWSEPSILTLGSSIKFVAEVVSSNWQNDYARKDEDYAVLGIPEYWIADYAGLGGTRHIGKPKQPTLSICKLVDGEYEIQQLRGNQAIASPTFPDLKLTAEQVLRAGR; encoded by the coding sequence ATGACTATTGCGATCAACCAACCAATACAACAGCAGCCGCTCAACTTTGAAGAGTTTCTTGCCCGTTACGGTAGCGATAACCGCTACGAACTGATTGATGGAGAGGTGTTCGACTTGGAACCTACAGGTCTGCATGAAGAGGTTGCAGCTTTTATTACCACAGAGATCTGTGTCCAAATCGACACTACAGACTTACCCTGGTTTGTTCTTCAGCGTGGGCTGTTACGCCCTTCTAACACTGGTATGACAGCATTTCGACCTGATGTTGCAGTTATCGATCAAGACGAACTTATCCAAGAACCACTTTGGTCTGAGCCATCGATTCTGACGTTAGGTAGTTCAATTAAGTTTGTAGCAGAAGTTGTGAGCAGCAACTGGCAAAATGATTATGCTCGTAAGGATGAGGACTACGCAGTTCTAGGAATTCCAGAATATTGGATTGCAGACTACGCAGGCTTGGGTGGAACTCGACACATTGGAAAGCCCAAACAACCCACCCTCTCTATCTGTAAGCTAGTGGATGGAGAGTATGAAATTCAGCAACTTCGGGGCAATCAGGCGATTGCCTCTCCAACTTTTCCAGATTTAAAGCTGACGGCTGAACAGGTGTTGAGGGCTGGCAGGTAA
- a CDS encoding type II toxin-antitoxin system HicA family toxin — MSRIPRISGQECIKALKKVGFYQKRRESSHVILRRDNFQSHDPYKHPKKAIIGVFVKCRG, encoded by the coding sequence GTGAGTAGAATACCTAGAATTTCAGGGCAAGAATGCATCAAAGCGTTGAAAAAGGTGGGTTTTTACCAGAAGCGAAGGGAAAGTAGCCATGTCATTCTGCGTCGAGATAATTTTCAATCACACGACCCTTATAAACACCCCAAAAAAGCCATAATAGGAGTATTTGTAAAGTGTCGTGGCTAA
- a CDS encoding DUF4259 domain-containing protein: MIAAAEVVVALMGRAATSLPDEVMEWVERQGEMHSAVVNKARSAVNRVLVDSELQSVWEDSGSSEWKASVENLLKRLA, encoded by the coding sequence GTGATCGCTGCTGCTGAAGTAGTTGTGGCATTAATGGGTAGAGCGGCAACATCACTTCCCGATGAAGTTATGGAGTGGGTTGAAAGACAAGGTGAGATGCATTCCGCAGTTGTTAATAAAGCTAGAAGTGCTGTCAATCGAGTTTTGGTTGATTCTGAGCTGCAAAGTGTTTGGGAAGATTCAGGCAGCAGTGAGTGGAAGGCGAGTGTCGAAAATCTTCTGAAGCGTTTGGCGTAG